The proteins below come from a single Hyphomicrobium denitrificans ATCC 51888 genomic window:
- a CDS encoding fused DSP-PTPase phosphatase/NAD kinase-like protein: protein MLFVDYGIARIAYNNRHRISKDVWRSAQPAPHHVGWLARRGVKTIINLRGEQSFGTRWLEQQACARHGITLVDLALKSRAPPTTADLRAMRDVLKNVEYPILLHCKSGADRAGIMSVIVRHERDGVPIEEAKKQLSLRYGHIRSADTGVLDAVFERYLDDKAKTGIEFWDWVETVYDPEEVRRSFKARGWANRLTDGLLHRE from the coding sequence ATGCTGTTCGTCGATTATGGAATTGCTCGAATAGCTTATAATAATCGGCACCGCATCTCGAAGGACGTCTGGCGCTCTGCGCAGCCGGCGCCGCATCATGTCGGCTGGCTCGCGCGCCGTGGCGTCAAAACGATCATCAATTTGCGCGGCGAGCAATCCTTCGGAACGCGCTGGCTCGAGCAGCAGGCGTGCGCCCGCCACGGCATCACCCTCGTCGATCTCGCGTTGAAGTCTCGCGCTCCGCCGACGACGGCAGACTTGCGAGCCATGCGCGACGTTCTGAAAAACGTCGAGTACCCGATCCTTCTCCACTGCAAGTCGGGGGCCGATCGCGCCGGCATCATGAGCGTGATCGTCCGGCATGAGCGCGATGGCGTACCCATCGAGGAAGCCAAGAAGCAGCTGTCGTTGCGCTATGGTCATATCCGCAGCGCCGATACCGGCGTGCTCGATGCCGTGTTTGAGCGCTATCTGGACGACAAGGCAAAGACCGGAATCGAATTCTGGGATTGGGTCGAAACCGTTTACGATCCGGAAGAGGTCCGCCGCTCGTTCAAGGCGCGAGGCTGGGCCAACAGATTGACCGACGGCCTTTTGCACCGCGAGTAG
- a CDS encoding glycosyltransferase N-terminal domain-containing protein, protein MAETKKTIVRLGGSTLARFIQLVQRTSKRTYEPEDLLERLADVHPCVVACWHGQFMMVAGFRPENVKVAAMVAKHGDAELIGEAMRALDVELIRGAGAGTRRRDRGGASALRASLNALADDYSLVMTADIPPGPARVAGGGIIAIGRMSGRPIVPVAVASKHFASFDTWSRLTFNLPYSRLAFVAGDPIKVPADADADVLESKRLELETSLNAATIRAYELAGGDINRATPLEVLAAASPPAPGPVLNIYRAGTSLLRPAVPMLLNIRGRQGKEDAPRRGERLGFAGRPRPEGDVVWVHAASVGEMNAVMPLIERILSDNPRVQVLLTTGTTTSAEVAARRLPERAIHQYVPLDVPQYVARFLDHWKPTIAIFTESDIWPNLVLGTANRDIPLVLVNARMSPRSISRWRRFARVGRPLFSRFAAILTQNELIERAIKRLGAPHVITAGNLKIDSPPPHVDAAAEAALRASIGQRPVFLAASTHPGEDTIIAAAHSLMRADIEGLLTIIVPRHPERGTNLAASLGGLGLKTQLRSRSADVLPETEIYIADTIGELGTFYAISDVALVGGSLVKHGGQNPIEAIRLDACVLTGPYTYNFKDAYRSLIRDGGAVEVRSSDDIARHVTRLHADRQAAAAMRSSAQRSLDSMKGALDKTLGAIQPFLEKQRV, encoded by the coding sequence ATGGCCGAGACGAAGAAGACGATTGTGCGACTTGGCGGAAGCACACTTGCCAGATTCATTCAGCTCGTGCAGCGGACATCCAAGCGAACCTACGAGCCGGAAGACCTTCTGGAGAGGCTCGCGGACGTCCATCCCTGCGTCGTCGCCTGCTGGCACGGCCAATTCATGATGGTCGCGGGCTTTCGGCCCGAGAATGTCAAAGTCGCAGCCATGGTCGCAAAACATGGCGACGCCGAACTCATCGGCGAAGCGATGCGCGCGCTCGATGTCGAACTGATTCGGGGGGCGGGCGCCGGTACGCGGCGGCGCGACCGGGGCGGCGCCTCAGCGTTGCGCGCGTCTCTCAATGCGCTGGCTGATGATTATTCGTTGGTCATGACGGCCGACATTCCGCCCGGCCCAGCGCGCGTCGCAGGCGGCGGGATTATCGCCATCGGCCGGATGTCGGGACGGCCCATCGTACCCGTGGCGGTCGCGTCGAAACATTTCGCGTCCTTCGATACGTGGAGCCGATTGACGTTCAATCTGCCGTACTCGCGGCTGGCGTTCGTCGCGGGCGATCCGATCAAGGTTCCGGCCGACGCCGATGCCGACGTGCTCGAATCCAAGCGCCTCGAACTCGAAACATCGCTCAATGCGGCGACGATCAGAGCGTATGAACTTGCGGGCGGCGATATCAATCGCGCAACGCCGCTCGAAGTTCTCGCGGCCGCCTCACCGCCAGCGCCTGGTCCGGTGCTCAATATTTATCGCGCCGGCACGTCCCTGCTCCGGCCCGCCGTGCCGATGTTGCTCAACATACGCGGACGACAGGGCAAGGAAGACGCGCCGCGCCGGGGCGAGCGTCTCGGTTTCGCGGGACGGCCGCGGCCAGAGGGCGATGTCGTCTGGGTGCACGCGGCGAGCGTCGGCGAGATGAACGCCGTGATGCCGCTCATCGAGCGCATCCTTTCGGACAATCCCCGCGTCCAGGTTCTGCTGACGACCGGGACGACGACGTCGGCGGAAGTCGCGGCGCGCCGTCTGCCTGAGCGTGCAATTCATCAGTACGTGCCGCTCGACGTGCCGCAGTATGTCGCCCGTTTCCTCGATCACTGGAAGCCGACGATCGCAATTTTTACCGAGTCCGATATCTGGCCCAACCTCGTGCTTGGAACGGCAAACCGGGACATTCCGCTCGTGCTCGTCAATGCGCGCATGTCGCCGCGAAGCATCAGTCGCTGGCGGCGCTTTGCGCGTGTGGGGCGACCGCTGTTCTCGCGCTTTGCCGCCATTCTCACTCAGAACGAACTCATCGAACGCGCAATCAAGCGTCTTGGTGCGCCGCACGTCATCACGGCGGGCAACCTCAAGATCGACTCGCCGCCGCCGCATGTCGACGCCGCAGCGGAAGCAGCGTTGCGCGCGTCGATCGGTCAGCGGCCGGTCTTCCTTGCCGCCAGCACGCATCCCGGCGAAGACACGATTATCGCGGCCGCGCACTCGCTGATGCGCGCCGACATCGAAGGGCTGCTGACGATCATCGTGCCGCGTCATCCCGAGCGCGGGACGAACCTCGCAGCGTCGCTCGGCGGGCTCGGGCTCAAGACGCAACTGCGCAGCCGCTCAGCGGATGTTCTTCCGGAAACGGAAATCTATATCGCCGATACGATCGGCGAACTTGGAACGTTTTACGCGATTTCGGACGTAGCTCTGGTCGGCGGTTCGCTCGTCAAACACGGCGGACAGAACCCAATCGAAGCCATCCGTCTCGACGCGTGCGTGCTGACTGGTCCCTACACGTACAATTTCAAGGATGCGTATCGCAGCCTCATCCGCGACGGCGGCGCCGTCGAGGTCCGATCGTCCGACGACATCGCGCGCCACGTCACCCGGCTTCATGCCGATCGGCAGGCTGCGGCGGCCATGCGCTCGAGCGCCCAGCGCTCGCTCGATTCCATGAAAGGCGCGCTCGACAAAACGCTCGGCGCGATCCAGCCGTTTCTCGAGAAACAGAGGGTGTGA
- the xseA gene encoding exodeoxyribonuclease VII large subunit: protein MASTPPTSDARPGANAPEFSVSELSGAIKRALEDGFGYVRLRGEISGYRGPHASGHCYFALKDDRAKIEAVIWKGSFGRLRFKPEEGMEVVAQGKITTFPGSSKYQIVIEQLEPAGAGALMALLEERKRKFAAEGLFEEARKKPRPFLPKVVGIVTSPTGAVIRDMLHGFNERFPTCVLLWPVRVQGEGSAAEVAAAIRGFNALEIGGKIPRPDVLIVARGGGSLEDLWSFNEEIVVRAAAESRIPLISAVGHETDWTLIDLVADARAPTPTKAAEWAVPKYSELIEALDKFQLRKRTAIRRVLADTRTHLKASSRGLPKLQDLIALPRQRFDAVDRRLSRALLANTRAHGTRLARVSGRLSAQPIVQKHSRCRERLDVLERRAGQALINRVAVRRRDLDGKSALLKSLGYQSVLSRGFALVRDETGVTVRQARSVSPGAALSVQFSDGRIGVVADGDPATGTGAESAAGTKPPRQKTRTRGGQGSLF from the coding sequence TTGGCTTCAACACCCCCGACCAGCGACGCCCGCCCCGGCGCCAACGCACCGGAATTCTCGGTCTCGGAGCTTTCGGGCGCCATCAAGCGTGCCCTCGAAGACGGATTCGGCTACGTCCGCTTGCGCGGCGAGATCTCGGGCTATCGCGGCCCGCATGCCTCCGGCCATTGCTATTTCGCCCTGAAGGACGACCGCGCCAAAATCGAGGCCGTCATTTGGAAGGGCAGCTTTGGACGCCTGCGCTTCAAGCCCGAGGAGGGCATGGAGGTCGTCGCCCAGGGCAAGATCACGACGTTTCCAGGCTCATCGAAATATCAGATCGTCATCGAACAGCTCGAGCCTGCGGGCGCCGGCGCGCTGATGGCGTTGCTCGAAGAACGCAAGCGCAAGTTCGCCGCCGAAGGCCTGTTCGAGGAAGCACGCAAGAAGCCGCGCCCGTTTCTGCCGAAGGTCGTGGGCATCGTCACCTCGCCGACTGGCGCCGTCATCCGCGACATGCTGCACGGCTTCAATGAACGCTTTCCGACGTGCGTGCTTTTGTGGCCGGTGCGCGTACAAGGCGAAGGCAGCGCGGCGGAAGTCGCGGCAGCCATTCGCGGTTTCAATGCGCTGGAAATTGGCGGCAAGATCCCGCGACCCGACGTGCTGATCGTGGCGCGGGGCGGCGGCAGCCTCGAAGACCTCTGGAGCTTCAATGAGGAAATCGTCGTGCGCGCCGCTGCCGAGAGCCGCATCCCCCTGATCTCCGCCGTCGGCCACGAAACCGACTGGACGCTGATCGATCTCGTCGCCGATGCGCGCGCGCCGACGCCGACGAAAGCCGCCGAATGGGCGGTGCCGAAATACTCCGAGCTGATCGAAGCGCTCGACAAGTTTCAGCTGCGCAAGCGCACCGCTATTCGCCGCGTGCTGGCCGATACGCGAACGCACCTCAAGGCATCCTCGCGCGGCCTGCCCAAGCTGCAGGACTTGATCGCGCTGCCGCGCCAGCGGTTCGATGCCGTCGACCGCCGCCTGTCGCGCGCGTTGCTCGCCAATACCCGTGCGCACGGCACCCGGCTGGCGCGCGTCAGCGGTCGCCTGAGCGCGCAGCCGATCGTTCAGAAGCATTCCAGATGCCGTGAGAGACTTGACGTTTTGGAGCGCCGCGCCGGGCAGGCGCTGATCAATCGCGTGGCGGTCCGTCGCAGGGATCTGGATGGCAAAAGCGCGCTGCTCAAGTCGTTGGGCTATCAAAGCGTATTGTCGCGAGGCTTCGCGCTGGTTCGCGACGAAACAGGCGTAACCGTCCGTCAGGCGAGGTCGGTTTCCCCAGGTGCGGCGCTGTCCGTTCAGTTCTCGGACGGCCGGATCGGCGTTGTCGCAGACGGCGATCCGGCGACCGGCACCGGGGCAGAATCTGCCGCCGGGACAAAGCCGCCGCGTCAAAAGACCCGCACACGCGGAGGGCAGGGCTCTCTTTTTTAA
- the lpxK gene encoding tetraacyldisaccharide 4'-kinase — protein sequence MPGREPRWWYGAGWHWQATLLSPLGHIIGSIAAARLRKTNSYTSRLPVVCIGNFTVGGSGKTPLALLVARLVADEGRVPWFLSRGYGGRLPGPIQVEPGVHGSADVGDEPLLLARSAPTVISRDRAKGAQFIETAAPSNAVIIMDDGLQNPSLAKDFVIAVVSGDRGLGNGHVIPAGPLRAPLASQIGLADVIVITGQTNAAHGAVRETLQKLTQAPLLSATTRASEDASSLRGRRLVAYAGIANPQRFFAMLESLGAIIVERRAFGDHYAFSDSEARELVDTARRMSADLVTTEKDLARLSGASGASAELRDRSRVLKIETVIENVDLAILRQKIREAIRT from the coding sequence TTGCCCGGCCGTGAACCGCGTTGGTGGTATGGCGCCGGTTGGCATTGGCAAGCGACGCTGCTTTCGCCGCTTGGGCACATCATCGGAAGCATCGCCGCCGCGCGCCTTCGCAAGACAAATTCTTATACTTCGCGGCTGCCGGTCGTCTGCATCGGCAATTTCACGGTCGGCGGATCGGGCAAGACTCCGTTGGCGTTGCTGGTCGCGCGACTTGTCGCCGACGAGGGACGCGTGCCGTGGTTTTTGTCGCGCGGATATGGCGGACGTCTTCCTGGTCCGATCCAAGTCGAACCTGGCGTGCATGGTAGCGCCGACGTCGGCGACGAACCGCTGCTGCTCGCACGCTCCGCGCCGACCGTCATTTCGCGCGACCGCGCAAAAGGCGCGCAATTCATCGAGACAGCAGCCCCCTCCAACGCCGTCATCATCATGGATGACGGGTTGCAGAATCCATCGCTTGCGAAAGACTTCGTGATTGCCGTGGTATCGGGCGATCGCGGTCTCGGAAATGGGCACGTTATTCCGGCAGGTCCGCTGCGCGCACCGCTCGCGTCGCAGATTGGGCTTGCGGATGTCATCGTCATCACCGGCCAGACGAACGCGGCGCACGGCGCTGTTCGAGAGACGTTGCAAAAGCTTACGCAGGCTCCGCTTCTCTCCGCCACAACACGAGCGTCGGAAGATGCCTCGAGCCTGCGTGGACGGCGTCTCGTCGCTTATGCGGGCATCGCCAATCCGCAGCGTTTTTTCGCGATGCTGGAAAGTCTCGGTGCGATAATTGTCGAGCGTCGCGCATTCGGCGATCATTATGCGTTCAGCGACAGCGAGGCGCGCGAACTCGTCGATACCGCGCGGCGCATGAGCGCCGATCTCGTGACGACGGAAAAAGATCTGGCGCGGTTGTCAGGTGCGAGCGGCGCAAGCGCGGAACTTCGCGATCGCTCGCGCGTGCTCAAAATCGAAACCGTGATTGAAAACGTCGATCTCGCGATCCTGAGACAGAAGATCCGCGAGGCGATCCGAACTTAA
- a CDS encoding DUF4170 domain-containing protein — protein MTQRAHSPDKQPQLLHLVFGGELKTLDSHEFHDLSTLDIVGIFPDYQSAYVAWKGAAQRSVDNAMMRYFIVHLHRLLEPKGLAGLHSALPTS, from the coding sequence ATGACCCAGCGCGCACATTCTCCGGATAAGCAGCCGCAGCTTCTGCACCTTGTTTTCGGCGGCGAGCTCAAGACACTCGACAGTCACGAGTTCCATGATCTGTCCACGCTCGATATCGTCGGCATCTTCCCGGACTATCAATCGGCCTACGTTGCCTGGAAGGGCGCCGCGCAGCGTTCCGTCGACAATGCGATGATGCGCTACTTCATCGTGCACCTGCATCGGCTGCTCGAGCCGAAAGGTCTGGCCGGTCTGCACTCGGCGCTCCCGACTTCGTAA
- a CDS encoding DUF2093 domain-containing protein, producing MNRIEKFFGVRNEAKLRYLDGEFEVLTPGEFVRCAVTGQPISLANLRYWSVDAQEAYASAEISVKRYLELKAQDETRS from the coding sequence ATGAACCGTATTGAGAAATTCTTCGGCGTCCGCAACGAGGCGAAGCTCCGTTATCTCGATGGAGAGTTCGAGGTGTTGACCCCCGGCGAGTTCGTGCGCTGCGCGGTGACGGGCCAGCCGATCTCGCTCGCCAATCTGCGTTATTGGAGCGTCGATGCTCAGGAGGCGTACGCGTCGGCTGAGATTTCGGTGAAGCGCTACCTCGAACTCAAGGCGCAGGACGAGACCCGCTCTTAA
- the purD gene encoding phosphoribosylamine--glycine ligase, with protein MNLLLIGSGGREHALAWALSASPLLDKLYCAPGNAGIADVAECVRLDPADHAAVIGFCREHNIELVVIGPEAPLVAGLGDALGVAGIRYFGPTKAAAQLEGSKGFTKDLCREANIPTAAYGRFSDAASAKTYLAAQSVPIVVKADGLAAGKGVIIATTREEAEAAIDACFSGAFGAAGSEVVIEEFLDGEEASFFALCDGETALPLVSAQDHKRVGEGDTGPNTGGMGAYSPAPVMTPEITDRVMREIIVPTVETMAKRGTPFKGVLFAGLMITASGPKLIEYNVRFGDPETQVLMMRLKSDLLAALLATADGVLKDFDLRWSEDAALTVVMAANGYPGTPTKGTEIKGLEAAKLIPDVEIFHAGTRRDGDRLLADGGRVLNVTGRGRTVAEARDAAYAAIAKIDWPGGFYRSDIGWRALQRRG; from the coding sequence ATGAACCTTCTCCTGATCGGCTCGGGCGGCCGGGAACATGCGCTTGCGTGGGCTTTGAGCGCCAGTCCTCTGCTCGACAAACTTTATTGCGCACCCGGCAATGCGGGGATCGCCGACGTCGCCGAATGCGTGCGGCTCGATCCGGCGGATCATGCGGCCGTCATCGGGTTCTGCAGAGAGCATAACATCGAACTCGTGGTGATCGGGCCGGAAGCGCCGCTGGTCGCGGGGCTTGGCGATGCGCTCGGCGTGGCGGGCATCCGTTATTTCGGACCGACGAAGGCCGCGGCGCAGCTCGAAGGCTCGAAGGGCTTCACCAAAGACCTCTGCCGCGAAGCCAACATTCCGACCGCCGCTTATGGACGCTTCAGCGATGCGGCGTCGGCGAAAACGTATCTCGCGGCGCAAAGCGTGCCAATCGTCGTCAAGGCCGATGGGCTCGCGGCAGGCAAGGGCGTCATCATCGCGACGACGCGTGAGGAAGCCGAGGCCGCTATCGACGCGTGCTTTTCCGGCGCGTTCGGTGCGGCCGGAAGCGAAGTCGTCATCGAGGAATTTCTCGACGGCGAAGAAGCGAGCTTCTTCGCGCTGTGCGACGGCGAGACCGCGCTGCCGCTCGTTTCCGCGCAGGATCACAAGCGTGTCGGCGAGGGCGACACAGGTCCGAATACCGGCGGCATGGGCGCCTATTCGCCAGCTCCGGTGATGACGCCGGAGATCACCGACCGCGTCATGCGCGAGATCATCGTGCCGACGGTCGAGACGATGGCGAAGCGCGGCACACCGTTCAAAGGCGTCCTGTTCGCGGGCCTGATGATCACGGCGAGTGGCCCGAAGCTCATCGAATACAACGTGCGCTTCGGCGATCCCGAAACGCAGGTGCTGATGATGCGGCTGAAATCCGATCTGCTTGCCGCGCTTCTCGCGACGGCGGACGGCGTGCTCAAAGATTTTGACCTGCGCTGGAGCGAGGACGCGGCGCTGACGGTCGTCATGGCGGCGAACGGCTATCCGGGAACACCGACGAAGGGAACCGAGATCAAGGGTCTTGAAGCCGCCAAGCTCATTCCCGATGTGGAGATCTTCCACGCGGGGACGCGTCGCGACGGCGATCGCCTCCTTGCGGACGGTGGCCGCGTTCTGAACGTCACGGGCCGTGGCCGGACGGTCGC